A stretch of Pseudophryne corroboree isolate aPseCor3 chromosome 9, aPseCor3.hap2, whole genome shotgun sequence DNA encodes these proteins:
- the LOC134958850 gene encoding ghrelin-like — protein MMLGKVAVCGVILFCLLWTEESEAGSSFLSPADMQKNAGKKPPKKLIYNNMNRRGVGEDPWDSLADERPEDQREIGVKIPLDINLIMTQEQFQQQKAAIQDMVFGFLSLASSHDIEETDE, from the exons ATGATGTTGGGGAAGGTCGCAGTCTGTGGGGTCATCCTGTTTTGTCTTCTGTGGACAGAAGAGTCCGAGGCTGGATCCAGCTTTCTAAGTCCGGCAGATATGCAGAAAAATGCG GGCAAGAAACCCCCCAAAAAGCTGATTTACAACAACATGAACCGCAGAGGGGTGGGAGAAGACCCCTGGGACAGTCTTGCGGATGAGCGGCCTGAAGATCAGAGAGAGATCGGG GTCAAAATTCCCTTGGACATTAATCTGATAATGACGCAGGAACAGTTCCAGCAGCAGAAAGCCGCCATACAGGACATGGTGTTTGGGTTCCTGTCTCTCGCTTCCTCTCACG